CCGCCCGTTTCGCAAGACCTGGAAGAAGAAAAAATTCGACCTGAAATCAGGCAGTTTCTTGAGCACCGTCGGCCGGTCATTGCAGCCAACGGCAAAATATCCTTTTATCGCAATACCGACCTCTACGGTCTGGACCAACTGGTGGACCTGGCTATTGAACTTAAGCCTGCTTTCCCTGATCTGGGAATCATTTTCTGTTTTTCCGAATTTTCCGAAAAAGATCGGGATTACCTTGACGGATTATCGGCCAGAGCAGCAGCAAACGGAGTGAGCGGTAATATTTTCTTCAATCTTGAAGGGGGCCCCTTCTTACCTGTCCTCGCAAAATCTGACCTGTTCCTGAGGCCGACCACAACCGATGGTGACGCCAATTCCATAAGGGAGGCCCTCTACCTCGGGGTCCCGATCATAGCCAGTGATGCGGTCGGACGTCCTCGAGGAGTGACCTTGTTTGAATCAAGAAATTTTTCTGCTCTGCTTGAAACAGTCAGATCCTGTCTCAGCAATGGAGGGAAAGCGACCAGGAGGGCAGCATCGGTTGATGACGAGACCCGGGACACTGTCGAGCAGTATCTTGAATTGCTGTGCAGGAATGCGAAACCTTTGCCGATTTCCAACCCAATTTATTCATACCAACCCGGAAGAGATGGCTATGGAAAAGACGGAATCGAAAAGAATCAGTAGAGAGGGTAAGGCTCTTGTCGGTATTTTTGTTTTTGCCGCTTTAGCTGCCATGGTTTTTTCCTTTCTCGGGCCCGTAAACTTTCTGCTGTTGTCGTCGGGTATAGCGGTTATGACAGCGGTGCTGCTGAAACCTTTTTACGGGCTCTGCTTCCTGGCGGTATCCATCCCCTATGCAGGAATCCTTCAGATCGCTCCCAAATTGACTGCAAACAAGGCATTCGCCGTCTGGGTTGTATTGTCTTTTCTTCTCGGCCTTCTGGTGAGGAAGGAAAATCTTAAACTTTTCTCCTCGTTCACCCTGAGATTCTACATCGTGCTCCATGTCTATCTCTTTGTTTCCTTCCCTTTCCGAACCGTAACTCAGGAAAACCTCGAAAGCCTGTTTTCGAAAATTTTCCTTCTTGGCCTTGTTTTCCTGATCGCGGCCATTCCGGTGAATTTCAGGGAATTCAGAATTATCTGCCTAGTGTCCGCAGCCGGATCGGCACTTTTGGGGATATATATCGCCTTGTTCGGAATGGAAAAGGTGGTCGGGGAATATGGAACCCGTTTGGCTGCAGGGACGAACGAAAATGTTCTCGCCCATGCTCTGGGTGTCGGTCTGCTTCTTTCTTTTTTTGCAATGAAGGATGCCGACAGGAAAATAAAAGGGGCTATCCTGTTTCTGGACGTTTTCTCCGTATACGCCATTCTGCTGACGGGGAGCCGGGGGACCTGGCTGGCCCTGGTTCTGAGCGTTGCCCTTTTCCCCCTTTTCGCTCCCGGCATTCCCCTGAAAAAACGTTTGCAATATATCCTGTCCGGCATACTGACTGTGGGGATTATCAGCGGGGGTTTGATTTACGGCCTGTTCGGTCAATGGGGACAACTGGTGATGGATCGTCTGGTCGAGC
This portion of the Syntrophotaleaceae bacterium genome encodes:
- a CDS encoding O-antigen ligase family protein, encoding MEKTESKRISREGKALVGIFVFAALAAMVFSFLGPVNFLLLSSGIAVMTAVLLKPFYGLCFLAVSIPYAGILQIAPKLTANKAFAVWVVLSFLLGLLVRKENLKLFSSFTLRFYIVLHVYLFVSFPFRTVTQENLESLFSKIFLLGLVFLIAAIPVNFREFRIICLVSAAGSALLGIYIALFGMEKVVGEYGTRLAAGTNENVLAHALGVGLLLSFFAMKDADRKIKGAILFLDVFSVYAILLTGSRGTWLALVLSVALFPLFAPGIPLKKRLQYILSGILTVGIISGGLIYGLFGQWGQLVMDRLVEHDTMAQAAGGRVSNIWPFYLGKFSEKPFFGWGPGASEYLGMSAHNDFLWSLVEMGGVGFILLLLFLAFALKEILANRDTTLRLQALILFTFLLLAGLTHNTLSLKSYALAWGALCFLAKLSVKQEIQPRPTPARIQS
- a CDS encoding glycosyltransferase family 4 protein, translating into MDRIPDLAILGSYPPPFGGVTIHTRRLCKLLDERRIDYIVFNAASDAENGKRIFSVFRHRRRWLLRYALFGDHPVVYIMSPRLMSWLLGAFLDRVRGKKVILRIQNSRLIDWNGNFLLTSLSRFSLCRVSEIIAVNREIGRKLVDLGVDEGKVHVLPGFLPPVSQDLEEEKIRPEIRQFLEHRRPVIAANGKISFYRNTDLYGLDQLVDLAIELKPAFPDLGIIFCFSEFSEKDRDYLDGLSARAAANGVSGNIFFNLEGGPFLPVLAKSDLFLRPTTTDGDANSIREALYLGVPIIASDAVGRPRGVTLFESRNFSALLETVRSCLSNGGKATRRAASVDDETRDTVEQYLELLCRNAKPLPISNPIYSYQPGRDGYGKDGIEKNQ